The window GGCAAACACTCAGCAGGAACTCCCTGGCATTCAGCCGGGCAACCTTCCTGATCCTTGGTATCGTCTACGCAGGATTCAGGGCAATCTGTGGGAAATTTATCACAGATATTACAGCCCAACTCATCACATACAGGAGGACAATTCTCACCTTCAGGGTTTTCAATACATTCTACAGAACAATCATCACAGCTGTAACATTTTATGTCACGACAGATATCCGGACAACCTTCGCCGTAGGGATTCATTTTACATTCTGGAGTACAGTCCTCGCAGGATTGACAACTGATATCCTTGCAGATGTCTGGGCATCCTGGGCTATAAGGATTCATTTTGCACTCGTCTGAGCAGTCGTCGCAGGATGCCTGGGATGCCTGACATGCCGGATCTTTACATACAGATGGACAGCCCTTGCCATAAGGATTCTCCAGACATTCATCTGAGCAGTCATCGCAGGTATAGGCTTTGCCACCGGCAAAAGCAACACCTGTCGACAACAGGACGAAAACAGCACCCTGTGCCAACACTTTCAGTCTCATTGTTCTCACTCTCCTTGTTCTGTGAAGTTTATCTCATTGCCCGTGGTTGCGGACGAACTGCATTTTCCCTACAAAAGAGGGTAAAATTTTTTTTACTTATAATATATATAAAGTCCTTGGTGATCTGGCAACAGAAAAAAACAACAAGCAGCTATAGCGATGTTTTTCGGCCCTGAAAAAGCTTTGCAGGTGAAAAATACAAATAGCAGTTGCTTTTGACTTCCCAAGGGCTACAGTAAAATGAACAGTATGTTACTGCGTGGTCAACAAATGGGTTGTTTATTGTTTTTCTTTAACAGGTACGGTGGAAATGAAAAAGATACATCTCCTCACCGGGCTACTTTGGTTGTTTATATGTCTGGGGCACAGCTTTTCTTTCGAGTTGATCAGGCAGGATGTTGTTCAATTCCCCTTAGCCCTCCTTCTCTCTATTCTTTTACCAGTGAGCTTCTGGCTGCTTGCCAAGGGTGAGAAACAGCGATATCTTGCCCTGCTTTTTGTCGGGATATTTATAATCAACACTTCCTTTCTGTTCGTTATCATGCGCGGCAGTTTTGCCACCAAGCAGCAAATGGCTGAGCAGCTCAAGGCGGGAATACAGCCAGATCTGGCAGAATATCTCATTACCGCTGTGAGTGCTCATAAACGACAGATTGCAGCCCGGCTTATTTATCAGCTGCATGGGGTGGCCTTACCCTTTAAAAACGATGCCGGTGGCTATACCTTATATGAACCCGACAAGGCCGATAAGGAAAAATTTCAAAAGAATTTTTTTGCCCAGAATGAGCTGAAACTGAGACAAGGAGGCTTTGCAGCGTCTTTTGCCACAGCAACACTTTTGATGTTGATTCATGTCGGACTGTTTATTGCCTTACTGGTTTTTTTAGTGCTTTATGATCAGGGAAAGCTGGAAAGAGATGAGTGAGGGCGAGGGAGAAGCTTATTCTTCTCCCTTAATTCTGCGCTTTTTCGGGGACTGCTCTGTATTGCCAGCGTTATTTATACGCCGTATCGCTTCAGCTTATTCAACAGGGTTTTTCTGGTAATCTGGAGACGACGGGCCGCCTCGCTGCGATTTCCGTTGGTTTCATCAAGAGTTTTGAGGATAAGCTGGCGCTCAGCGTCTCGTAGGGTGGACGGCTGTTCTTCGTCCTTTTTGGGGTTCATGCCAGCCCAATTCTGAACAGCCATAGGCAGGCTCTCAATATCGAGATATTCTCCCCGCATCAGAATAACCCCGCGTTCAATAGCATTTTCCAGTTCCCGAACATTGCCGGGCCAGGGGTAGCGATTGAGTATATCCATACAATCAGGAGTAATGCCCTGCACTTCCCGTTTATTTCTTTTAGCAAAACTGCGCAGAAAATAATCAGCAAGTAAGGGGATATCTCCATCACGGTCTGCCAAGGACGGCATATCCAAGGCCACAACATTTAAACGATAATAAAGATCTTCCCGGAAATTTCCTGCTTTGACTTCAGCCTCCAGGTCGCGGTTCGTGGCCGTAACAATGCGGACATCCACCTTTATAATTTCCTGACCACCAACCCGTTGCAACTCATGCTCCTGAATAACCCGGAGTAGTTTTGCCTGCATAGCAGGGGTGGTTTCGCCTATCTCATCAAGAAAGAGTGTGCCTTCCTGGGCCTGGACAAAACAGCCTTCGCGACGGCGATCTGCTCCTGTAAAGGCTCCTTTTTCATGGCCAAACAGCTCAGATTCCAGCAGGGTTTCTGACAAAGCAGCGCAGTTTACCTTAACAAAGGGGCCCTTTCTCCGGTGACTTTTATAATGCAATGCCGAGGCAACCAACTCTTTTCCTGTACCGGAATCTCCGGTAATCAGTACAGTAGCTTCAGTCGGAGCGACTTGAACAATCATCTCCCAGAGAGTCTGCATTGGCGTAGAGGAGCCAATAATCTTGCCATCCTCGCCAAAGGGTTTTTCCGTGAGCTCTGCCTTGTCCGGTTGCTGCCGATGTCCCAGAGCGGCTTCCAGGGTTTGGCGAAGTCGCTCAAAATCTATGGGTTTGGTCAAATAGTCATGGGCACCTAATTTGATTGCTTCAACGGCTGAATCTATTGAGGAGTAGGCTGTCATCATGACAACCGGAATCGATGGATTAATGGCGTGTATCTGCCGTAAGGCCTGTAGGCCGTCTATTGGCTCCATACAGACATCCAGGAGAATGACATCAAAAGGACCTTGTCGGACAGCATTAACTGCTGTTTCTCCGTCCTCTGCTTCCTGACATGACCAGCCCCATTCCGTCAGCATGGAGTAGAGCATGTACCTGTGAACCTGCTCGTCGTCTACAATTAAAATTTTGACCTTCTTTTTATCCATGGATTCAGTAAACTGTTACAGCTCCTTCTGCTGGGGAAAGAATTTTGAATGGTACGCTTATTTGATGCACCCTAATATTTGGCTTAATAAATAATACAGACTCGATTGATGTCGTAAAATTATCATTAAAAAAATAGGCTTCACTATATAAGTTATGTAGAAAATCAGGCGCTGTCCATAAAAAAAGGACATTTGAAAAACAATATTTGTTCGAGTGACAACGCTTCCTGAAGAGGATTCACTTATCGCGGAGTGAAATACATTTCCAACCTCTTTCCCGGGCCAGTGCAGCCAATTTTTCATCAGGATCCACAGCAACCGGGGTATCTACTTTTTCCAATAAGGGCAGGTCGTTGATTGAATCACTGTAAAAGCAACTTCCCTGAAGAGACATCTTTTTTTCTGCCAGCCAGTTTTCCAGGCGTTGCACCTTACCTTCATGGAAACAAGGGATTCCATCAACCTCTCTGGTATAGCGATTATTGACGATCTTTGGTTCTGTTGCCAAGAGATGTTCTATCCCAAAGGCCCGGGCAATGGGGCCGGTGATAAAGCTATTGGTTGCCGTTATCACCATCGCTGTGTCGCCTTGTTCTTTATGTTTATCTACCAAAGCCTGGGCAGGTTGGCCGATCATCGGCTCAATAACCTCTTGCATGAATTCTCCGTGAAGCACGTGCAGTTCTTCCATGCTGCGTTCTGCCAGGGGTTGGAAGCTGAAGGCGGAGAACTCATAGATATCCAGAGTTCCTTGCTTGTACTGGTCATAAAAACGGTTATTTTCCGCTTCATAATAATCCTCATCAACCAGACCTTTTCTGATGAGGAAGCGGCCCCATTCATAATCACTGTCACCAGCGAGGAGTGTATTATCAAGATCAAAAAGAGCAAGTGCCATAAGGAATATATCGAGAGTGAGTTGTTTAACGGGTTTAACGGGATTGTTAAAGGGGGTGTCTTCGACTGGTCAGCTTTCCGTATTGGAATTGACTGAGGGGCATGTCAGGATGCCTCTGGAGCTGCCGGTTCTCCTTTGAGGGAATGCTGACCAGCGTGGGTAATCGTAACCAAAGCAAAATCTCCGGGCAGCAGGTTGGTCGGGGAGGTAAAGTGAACAATATGATTTGTCCCTGTTCGACCTTGGGTGCCAGATTCCCCATTGGAT is drawn from Candidatus Electrothrix aestuarii and contains these coding sequences:
- a CDS encoding sigma-54 dependent transcriptional regulator; protein product: MDKKKVKILIVDDEQVHRYMLYSMLTEWGWSCQEAEDGETAVNAVRQGPFDVILLDVCMEPIDGLQALRQIHAINPSIPVVMMTAYSSIDSAVEAIKLGAHDYLTKPIDFERLRQTLEAALGHRQQPDKAELTEKPFGEDGKIIGSSTPMQTLWEMIVQVAPTEATVLITGDSGTGKELVASALHYKSHRRKGPFVKVNCAALSETLLESELFGHEKGAFTGADRRREGCFVQAQEGTLFLDEIGETTPAMQAKLLRVIQEHELQRVGGQEIIKVDVRIVTATNRDLEAEVKAGNFREDLYYRLNVVALDMPSLADRDGDIPLLADYFLRSFAKRNKREVQGITPDCMDILNRYPWPGNVRELENAIERGVILMRGEYLDIESLPMAVQNWAGMNPKKDEEQPSTLRDAERQLILKTLDETNGNRSEAARRLQITRKTLLNKLKRYGV
- a CDS encoding HAD family hydrolase — encoded protein: MALALFDLDNTLLAGDSDYEWGRFLIRKGLVDEDYYEAENNRFYDQYKQGTLDIYEFSAFSFQPLAERSMEELHVLHGEFMQEVIEPMIGQPAQALVDKHKEQGDTAMVITATNSFITGPIARAFGIEHLLATEPKIVNNRYTREVDGIPCFHEGKVQRLENWLAEKKMSLQGSCFYSDSINDLPLLEKVDTPVAVDPDEKLAALARERGWKCISLRDK